The Halorussus gelatinilyticus genome contains the following window.
GCGACCAGACCAACTACGTCGTGGACGTCGGCGAGGGCGTCGAACTATCGGTGGTGATGCAGGGCCGGAGTACCCCGGTCGAACGCGGCGAGCGCGCCTCGTTCTGGTTCGCCGACGACGCGCCCGTGGTGTTCGACTCGGCCGGGAGTTCGTGACAGATATAGTATAGTTACGAATCGAAACACTATTGCCGGTCGGTTCGTAGTCGAACCGTATGGAGACGGTTCGTGCGAGCGATTATCACGACATCGTGCAGGTCGAGGAGCCGCGCGTCTCGCCGGACGGCGAGCGGGTCGCCTTCGTCCGGAAGATTCCGAAGTCCGACGACGAGTACGCGGCGACGGTCCACGTCGTCCCGGTCGGCGGCGACGAACCGCGCCAGTTCACGGTGTCGGAGGGCGTCGATAGCCAACCGCGGTGGAGTCCGAGCGGCGACCGACTCGCGTTCGTCAGCACGCGGGGCGCGGACGACGACCGGCCGCAACTCTGGGTCATGCCGACCGGCGGCGGCGAGGCCCGGCAGGTGACCGACGTGGTCGGCGGCGTCGCCGAAATCGCGTGGTCGCCCGACGGCCGTCGAATCGCGTTCACCCAGCAGGTCACCGAAGACGACCGCGAGGAGGGCCGCGACACGGGTCTCGACGGCGAGGAGTTCGAACCCGAGGACCCCGACCCGCGAGTCATCGATCGGAAGGTCTACCGGGCGGGTCAGCGGTACTTCGACGGGAAGCGCTCGCACGTCTACGTCGTGGACCTCGAAAGCGGCGACGACGAAATCCGGCGTCTCACCGACCGCGACTACGACTATCTGAACCCGGAGTGGGCCGACGCGACGACCCTGCTCTACGGCGCGCGCCGGACCGGCGACCCCGACGACAACATCGTCATCGACGTGGTGGAGTACGACCTCGACGCCGACGAGGAGACCGAGACCGTCACACGGACGACCGGGTGGACGCCGATGCTGGCAGCGACGAGCGACGGCCGAGTCGCCTACGCCGCCACGCCCGAGGAGAACGCGACGCTCCGCCAGACCGAAATCGAAGTGCTGGACCGGGAGACCGGCGAGGTGACGACGCCGACCGAGTCGCTCGACCGGACGCTCTCGATGTCGATGTCGCCCCAGTGGGGACCGAACGAGGAGCGGATTTACTTCGCCACGCCCGACGAGGGCGAGTACGCCGTCTGGCGCGCGCCCGGCGACGCCGGTTCGGACCCCGAGCGCGTCGTCGGCGACGGCGAGGTCGAGGCCGCCACGGTCGGCGCGGACAAGATAGCGTTCGTCCGGTCGGAGTGGGACCACCCCGGCGACGTGTTCGTCTCGACGCTCGGCGGTGCCGAGTCGCGGCGACTCACCCGCGTCAACAGCGACTACCTCGACGACCGCGCCGTCTGCCAGCCCGAGGAAGTCCGGTTCGAGAACGAGTCGGGCGACGAGATTCAGGGCTGGGTTCTGACGCCCCCCAACTTCGAGCAGGGCGAGGAGTACCCCCTCGCGGTCGAAATCCACGGCGGCCCCCACGCGATGTGGTCCACCAGCGGGACGATGTGGCACGAGTTCCAACTGCTGGCGGCGCGGGGCTACGTCGTCTTCTGGTCGAACCCGCGCGGTTCGACGGGGTACGGCGAGGAGTTCATGGCGGCGCTGGAGGGCGGCAAGTGGGGCGAAGTCGCCTACGAGGACGTGATGGCCGGCGTCGAGGAGGTGGCGAGTCGGGAGTACGTGGACGACGACGACGTGTACGTCACCGGCGGGAGCTACGGCGGCTACATGACGACGTGGATAGTCGGGCAGACCGACCGCTTCGCGGGCGCGGTCAGCCAGCGCGGCGTCTACGAACTCAACAGCTTCTACGGCTCGACGGACGCCTTCAAGCTCATCGAGTGGGACTTCGACGCGAACCCGTGGGACGACTACGAGTTCCTCTGGGAGCGGTCGCCGACCGCGGTCGCCGACGAGGTGGACACTCCGACGCTGCTCATCCACAGCGACGACGACTACCGCGTCCCGGTGAACAACGCCGAGATGCTGTATCTCATGTACAAGAAAAACGACGTGGAAACTCGACTGGTTCGCTACCCGCGCGAGGGCCACGAACTCTCCCGGAGCGGCGAACCCGCCCACGTCGTGGACCGACTCGAACGCCTCGTGCGCTGGTTCGACGGCTACTCGGACCACCACGACGCGCCGAAGGCGCTCGACCGCGGCGACGAGGGTCTCTCGGCGGCCGAGGACGAGGAAAACGAGGAAGCCGACGACGCCGACGACGGTGAAGACGGCGAGTAGGCTCACATCCCTCCATTGGCAACTTTTCGCACAGGAAGGGTCGCTTCGGAAGCGGTCGCTACGGCGAAAATCCCGCCGCCGTCGTGCGGTCGTTCACCCGAAACGGAGGGGTTCGACGGCGGTGACTAACGACCGACACGAACGCCTCCGGAGACCTACGTTCGGGAACGGGGGTGCTTTTCGTCAGGAGAAATATCCGTAATAACTTCTCGTCACCACGCGATTCTCCAGTCGAGACAGAGGGGTTCGGCGAGGGGATTTGCGGTCGGCCGACCGTCGCCGGAGCGTCAGTCCACGATGATGTCGGTGTCGCCGTCGTCGATGACCGGGCGCTCCTCGGGTTGCATCTCGGTCTCGTAGCGGTCTATCCAGTCGGCGAAGCACTCGGGACAGAGCCGCTGGCCGTCTATCTGCGAGCGGTCCACGGTGAGTCGGACGGTGCGCGCCAGCGCGTCCGAGACGGGGTCCCGGCAGTCGTCGCAGGGGTCGGACTCGTCGTCTGTCATGGCTCGTGGTGTGTCGGCACGGGTTATGAATTTTGGCGATGCGCAGAGACCGACCTGACGCGAACGCTTTTGCTCGCCGACGTCGTGTCTCCGTCGATGAGCGACGACGACTACTGCATCGCCGTCGCGGTGGGCAACCCCGACAACGCCGAGCAGTTGGTCCGGACCGCGCGGGA
Protein-coding sequences here:
- a CDS encoding S9 family peptidase, producing METVRASDYHDIVQVEEPRVSPDGERVAFVRKIPKSDDEYAATVHVVPVGGDEPRQFTVSEGVDSQPRWSPSGDRLAFVSTRGADDDRPQLWVMPTGGGEARQVTDVVGGVAEIAWSPDGRRIAFTQQVTEDDREEGRDTGLDGEEFEPEDPDPRVIDRKVYRAGQRYFDGKRSHVYVVDLESGDDEIRRLTDRDYDYLNPEWADATTLLYGARRTGDPDDNIVIDVVEYDLDADEETETVTRTTGWTPMLAATSDGRVAYAATPEENATLRQTEIEVLDRETGEVTTPTESLDRTLSMSMSPQWGPNEERIYFATPDEGEYAVWRAPGDAGSDPERVVGDGEVEAATVGADKIAFVRSEWDHPGDVFVSTLGGAESRRLTRVNSDYLDDRAVCQPEEVRFENESGDEIQGWVLTPPNFEQGEEYPLAVEIHGGPHAMWSTSGTMWHEFQLLAARGYVVFWSNPRGSTGYGEEFMAALEGGKWGEVAYEDVMAGVEEVASREYVDDDDVYVTGGSYGGYMTTWIVGQTDRFAGAVSQRGVYELNSFYGSTDAFKLIEWDFDANPWDDYEFLWERSPTAVADEVDTPTLLIHSDDDYRVPVNNAEMLYLMYKKNDVETRLVRYPREGHELSRSGEPAHVVDRLERLVRWFDGYSDHHDAPKALDRGDEGLSAAEDEENEEADDADDGEDGE
- a CDS encoding DUF7569 family protein yields the protein MTDDESDPCDDCRDPVSDALARTVRLTVDRSQIDGQRLCPECFADWIDRYETEMQPEERPVIDDGDTDIIVD